Proteins from a genomic interval of Diaphorobacter sp. HDW4A:
- a CDS encoding baseplate J/gp47 family protein, whose product MIDLQTLAPPSVVETLAFETILAQGKADFADRMRPHLPGIDDILKLESDPVVKLLESFALRELLFRARVNDASRAHLLAFASGADLDQLAAMFGVERMADESDDRFRVRLQLRIAAMGAQGTREYYEYKALTASPLVRAVRATQSAPGKVLVMLWVVDAAQAQAVRELVNSALNADDARMLGVVLTVAVAEPHVINITARITRTSSAPGNLPQLMRQRLAAAFADMGILAGTVARSYITTLLHVDGVHAVEFPDDAAPAVTTTIAAGEYPALGVVQLIDAGVVA is encoded by the coding sequence GTGATTGATCTGCAGACACTCGCACCGCCGAGCGTGGTCGAAACGCTGGCGTTTGAAACCATCCTCGCGCAGGGCAAGGCAGATTTCGCGGATCGCATGCGGCCGCACCTGCCTGGCATTGATGACATCCTGAAACTTGAGTCTGACCCGGTGGTCAAGCTGCTGGAATCGTTCGCATTGCGCGAACTGCTTTTCCGGGCTCGGGTCAATGACGCGTCGCGCGCGCACCTGCTGGCGTTTGCCTCGGGTGCTGATCTGGACCAGCTGGCCGCCATGTTTGGCGTCGAGCGTATGGCCGACGAGTCGGATGATCGATTCCGGGTGCGCCTGCAACTGCGCATCGCCGCGATGGGCGCGCAGGGAACGCGTGAGTATTACGAATACAAGGCGCTGACCGCCTCGCCATTGGTGCGAGCGGTACGCGCCACGCAAAGCGCGCCGGGCAAAGTGCTGGTGATGCTGTGGGTGGTGGATGCCGCGCAGGCACAGGCCGTGCGCGAGCTGGTCAATTCCGCACTCAATGCGGATGACGCCCGCATGCTTGGCGTCGTGCTCACCGTGGCCGTGGCTGAGCCGCACGTCATCAACATCACCGCGCGCATCACGCGCACCAGCAGCGCGCCGGGCAACCTGCCGCAGCTGATGCGCCAGCGTCTGGCCGCAGCGTTTGCCGACATGGGCATTCTGGCGGGCACGGTGGCGCGCAGCTACATCACCACGCTGCTGCACGTCGATGGCGTGCATGCCGTGGAGTTCCCCGACGATGCAGCGCCAGCGGTCACCACCACCATTGCGGCCGGTGAATATCCGGCGCTGGGCGTAGTGCAATTGATTGATGCCGGGGTGGTGGCATGA
- a CDS encoding GPW/gp25 family protein, translating into MMNRTTGQRINMLEHVRQSITDILSTPIGSRVMRRTYGSLVPALIDQPDNLATQTRVFSAVASALMRWEPRIKVSKMSLTRDADVPGRATLNIDCAYTGQFGRDSSLSLSVPLTGGTA; encoded by the coding sequence ATGATGAACCGCACCACCGGCCAGCGCATCAACATGCTCGAACATGTGCGCCAGAGCATCACCGACATCCTGAGCACTCCGATCGGTAGCCGCGTCATGCGCCGCACCTACGGCAGTCTTGTCCCCGCGCTGATCGACCAGCCCGACAACCTCGCAACCCAAACACGCGTGTTTTCCGCTGTGGCCTCGGCGCTGATGCGTTGGGAACCACGTATCAAGGTCTCGAAGATGTCGCTCACGCGAGATGCCGACGTGCCAGGTCGCGCCACGCTCAATATCGATTGCGCCTACACCGGGCAATTCGGCCGGGACTCGTCGCTTTCGTTGTCCGTGCCGTTGACTGGGGGAACTGCGTGA
- a CDS encoding phage baseplate assembly protein V: protein MSQTPQQNTPQEQARKLENIAGLGVVHAVNLRAARCRVQMGENITDWLQWFSGRAAGKDGSHWWPPVVGEQCLVIAPGGDLLQGVVLLGFYSDANAAPSNKKAVEHTRWSEKDYSEYAPEAHITHHEKKLRTEVSNTCSATMEPQEFRMDVGDGCSITMKPNQITLQAGAATLQIGPATVTSNVDVIAAGISLMTHVHTEVTKGVMLSGVPAGAGGAIPGGLAP from the coding sequence ATGTCGCAAACACCGCAGCAAAACACACCGCAGGAACAGGCCCGCAAGCTGGAAAACATTGCTGGCCTCGGCGTGGTGCATGCCGTGAATCTTCGGGCCGCGCGCTGCCGCGTGCAGATGGGCGAGAACATCACCGACTGGTTGCAATGGTTCTCCGGCCGCGCAGCTGGCAAGGATGGTTCGCATTGGTGGCCGCCGGTTGTCGGTGAGCAATGTCTGGTGATCGCACCGGGCGGTGACCTGCTGCAGGGCGTTGTGCTGCTCGGCTTCTACTCCGACGCCAACGCCGCACCCAGCAACAAGAAGGCCGTGGAGCACACGCGCTGGTCTGAAAAAGACTATTCCGAATACGCGCCCGAGGCGCACATCACGCACCACGAAAAGAAGTTGCGCACTGAGGTTTCGAACACCTGCAGCGCCACCATGGAGCCGCAAGAGTTCCGCATGGATGTGGGAGACGGCTGCAGCATCACGATGAAGCCGAACCAGATCACCCTGCAGGCCGGGGCGGCCACGCTGCAGATCGGCCCGGCCACTGTTACGTCCAATGTGGATGTGATCGCTGCAGGCATTAGTTTGATGACGCACGTTCACACCGAAGTCACCAAGGGTGTGATGCTGTCCGGCGTGCCTGCTGGCGCAGGTGGCGCCATACCCGGAGGGCTTGCGCCATGA
- a CDS encoding phage virion morphogenesis protein, whose protein sequence is MADFKALETWAESMLQKLQPSQRRRITVDVARKLRAANAARMAAQTDPDGNRWEPRKPPASTMRSKAGRIRQAAKQKLPLFAKMRAAKNLKARGSPESALVEIVSRAQRIARVHHFGETDNVNPHGPAYRYPARELVGISDADTDLIRDVLLQHLAS, encoded by the coding sequence ATGGCCGACTTCAAAGCGCTCGAAACGTGGGCCGAGAGCATGCTGCAGAAGCTGCAGCCGAGCCAGCGCCGCCGCATTACGGTAGACGTCGCCCGCAAGCTGCGCGCCGCCAACGCCGCGCGCATGGCTGCGCAGACCGACCCGGACGGAAACCGCTGGGAGCCGCGCAAACCACCAGCATCCACAATGCGTAGCAAGGCCGGTCGCATCCGGCAGGCGGCCAAGCAAAAGCTGCCACTCTTTGCCAAGATGAGGGCGGCCAAGAATTTGAAGGCGCGCGGCTCGCCTGAGTCCGCGCTGGTCGAGATCGTGAGCCGTGCCCAGCGAATCGCGCGCGTTCATCACTTCGGTGAAACCGACAACGTCAACCCGCACGGCCCGGCCTATCGATACCCAGCACGCGAGCTGGTGGGCATCAGCGATGCTGACACCGATCTGATTCGCGACGTGCTGCTGCAGCATCTGGCCAGCTAG
- a CDS encoding phage tail protein, whose amino-acid sequence MWKLQSLRALIESANPDLVRDPQNLIVLAHEGRTVSTLAGGLSFEYEYTIEITVLNYVGHTDALFVPLLAWVRVHQSELLDNPKTQAKGLEFNVELLELSSCDIAIRVPVTERVVVKADEDHPTRLIAEHPPEPGVPGMAGMAERWELYLKDQLLAQWDMEIPPERARFESLRFF is encoded by the coding sequence ATGTGGAAGTTGCAGAGCCTGCGAGCGCTCATTGAGTCGGCAAACCCCGACCTCGTGCGTGATCCGCAAAACCTCATCGTGCTGGCGCACGAAGGGCGCACGGTGTCCACGTTGGCGGGCGGGCTCTCGTTCGAGTACGAATACACCATCGAAATCACGGTGCTGAACTACGTTGGCCACACGGATGCGCTGTTTGTGCCGTTGCTGGCTTGGGTGCGGGTGCATCAATCCGAGCTGCTGGACAATCCGAAGACTCAGGCCAAGGGTCTGGAGTTCAATGTGGAATTGCTGGAGTTGTCGAGCTGTGACATTGCCATTCGCGTGCCTGTCACCGAGCGGGTGGTGGTCAAGGCCGACGAAGATCACCCAACGCGACTGATTGCCGAGCACCCGCCAGAACCGGGTGTGCCAGGCATGGCGGGCATGGCTGAACGATGGGAGCTATACCTAAAGGACCAGTTGCTGGCGCAATGGGATATGGAGATCCCGCCAGAGCGCGCGCGCTTCGAGTCGCTGCGCTTCTTCTGA
- a CDS encoding lysis system i-spanin subunit Rz, producing the protein MTIILCACLALAAWAFYAWAEGQGYDRAMVAAGKKEKAQDAANETERQRQIREVDDSQKRHRDEKDLLTKQLNEAKENAKISQIERDRALRAGTQRVSIRAAACVPAVIPTGNTAQSGAAGTQEARAELVGADAVEIFGITDDGDDAIRDLNFCIDRYNGAAAEVERYKARLKGVQHVEVAEPASAH; encoded by the coding sequence GTGACCATCATCCTTTGCGCGTGCCTTGCGCTCGCGGCGTGGGCGTTCTACGCATGGGCAGAGGGGCAGGGCTATGACCGCGCCATGGTGGCGGCGGGGAAAAAAGAGAAAGCGCAGGACGCGGCCAATGAAACGGAACGCCAGCGCCAGATCCGCGAGGTCGACGACAGCCAGAAACGTCATCGCGATGAAAAAGACCTGTTGACCAAGCAACTGAACGAGGCCAAAGAAAATGCAAAAATTTCGCAGATCGAGCGTGATCGCGCTTTGCGCGCTGGCACTCAGCGCGTGTCAATCAGGGCCGCCGCTTGTGTGCCCGCCGTCATACCAACTGGCAACACCGCCCAGTCTGGAGCCGCTGGGACTCAAGAAGCGCGCGCCGAACTTGTCGGAGCGGATGCTGTTGAAATTTTCGGCATCACCGACGACGGAGACGACGCAATCCGAGATCTCAATTTCTGTATCGACCGATACAACGGGGCCGCCGCAGAGGTCGAGCGCTACAAAGCCAGATTGAAGGGGGTGCAACATGTGGAAGTTGCAGAGCCTGCGAGCGCTCATTGA
- a CDS encoding lysozyme: MEQARQSVVRVIVTALTLSAAGFGTWKANEGFGANPYIPTKGDVPTIGHGSTRYEDGTPVRMTDPPITRERASQLARGLAAEDEKRLIKSLPDVVLLQGEFDLYMDFLGQFGYGNWTKPQSPRTWLLRGDYVGACQALEAWRFQAGRDCRLPVNWGPQGCRGVWLRQERRIAACMEMQK, translated from the coding sequence ATGGAGCAGGCACGGCAATCGGTTGTTCGCGTGATCGTCACGGCGCTCACGCTGTCGGCGGCCGGGTTCGGTACGTGGAAGGCGAACGAGGGGTTCGGTGCGAACCCATACATCCCGACCAAGGGCGATGTGCCAACGATTGGCCACGGCTCCACGCGCTATGAAGATGGCACGCCCGTGCGCATGACAGATCCGCCGATCACGCGAGAGCGTGCGTCCCAGCTTGCGCGCGGACTTGCGGCCGAGGATGAAAAGCGCCTTATCAAGTCGTTGCCGGACGTGGTTCTGTTGCAGGGCGAGTTCGATCTCTACATGGATTTTCTCGGCCAGTTTGGCTATGGCAACTGGACCAAGCCGCAAAGCCCGCGCACATGGTTGCTGCGTGGTGACTACGTCGGCGCGTGCCAGGCGTTAGAGGCTTGGCGTTTTCAGGCAGGCCGTGATTGCCGCCTGCCGGTCAACTGGGGGCCGCAAGGCTGTAGAGGTGTTTGGCTTCGGCAAGAGCGCCGCATTGCGGCATGTATGGAGATGCAGAAATGA
- a CDS encoding tail protein X produces MSAVTSNQSATVRAHQHEVLDALMWRTLGKTAGNLEATLEANPGLAKIATDLPEGHPVRVVESAEPVQERVYLWD; encoded by the coding sequence ATGAGCGCCGTCACCAGCAACCAGAGCGCCACGGTCCGTGCACATCAGCACGAGGTGCTTGATGCACTGATGTGGCGCACGCTGGGAAAAACGGCGGGCAATCTTGAGGCCACGCTCGAAGCCAATCCGGGCTTGGCAAAGATCGCGACCGATCTGCCGGAGGGGCATCCCGTGCGGGTGGTGGAGTCGGCCGAGCCGGTGCAAGAGCGGGTTTATCTGTGGGACTGA
- a CDS encoding head completion/stabilization protein, with product MSFVAPHVNPPLKQEEGVVMNDGFFPDIDCERLRADSRIESTVTTPRMREAIEAAIWAINAELRDWRELQESQGYATLGDVPAATIGTGAERESVRLKQYRHAIKWHVLAETAEVARDMATLPQGAGKEARVTSGVEVRVSGFNQRLRFAIADLQSRSRVIAELI from the coding sequence ATGTCATTCGTTGCACCGCATGTGAATCCACCGCTCAAGCAGGAAGAGGGCGTGGTGATGAATGACGGCTTTTTCCCGGACATCGATTGCGAGCGTCTGCGGGCCGACTCGCGCATTGAATCCACCGTGACCACGCCGCGAATGCGTGAGGCCATAGAGGCCGCCATTTGGGCCATCAACGCCGAGTTGCGGGACTGGCGCGAGCTGCAGGAATCGCAGGGCTACGCGACGTTGGGCGACGTGCCTGCCGCCACTATCGGAACTGGTGCCGAACGCGAGAGCGTGCGCCTCAAGCAATACCGCCACGCCATCAAGTGGCACGTGTTGGCCGAAACCGCCGAGGTGGCGCGCGACATGGCCACGCTGCCGCAGGGTGCGGGCAAGGAGGCCCGGGTAACAAGCGGGGTCGAGGTGCGCGTCTCCGGTTTCAACCAGAGATTGCGCTTTGCCATTGCCGATCTGCAAAGCCGCTCGCGCGTGATCGCGGAATTGATATGA
- the gpM gene encoding phage terminase small subunit, with the protein MRQTPAQRSFMHKSAAQQQAQADAANVHGETVGEAFELMMMQLRQHRSDLKEIKSIEMKVDAKRKLLPLYDAYVDGVLQSRPGTQDQVIAYAMVWSLDAGLYARGIDIAEYMLAAGVNPPDDYRRNVATILQDEISTAVCDGKLVGDEALQTVRRVMEMTSAADTPDQPKARLCKAAGWALVGKTSTSDADIASLSPEVCEQALPYLQRAIELDKLVGVKKDIERLERRVKK; encoded by the coding sequence ATGCGACAGACACCAGCGCAGCGCAGCTTTATGCACAAGAGCGCCGCACAGCAGCAGGCGCAGGCCGATGCTGCAAACGTCCACGGCGAAACGGTGGGCGAAGCCTTCGAGCTGATGATGATGCAGCTTCGGCAGCACCGCAGTGATCTCAAGGAAATCAAGTCCATCGAAATGAAGGTGGATGCCAAGCGCAAGCTACTTCCGCTGTATGACGCCTATGTCGATGGCGTGTTGCAGTCGCGGCCAGGCACTCAAGATCAGGTGATTGCATATGCCATGGTCTGGAGTCTGGACGCGGGCCTTTATGCGCGCGGCATCGACATCGCCGAGTACATGCTGGCCGCTGGTGTCAATCCGCCAGACGACTACAGGCGCAACGTGGCCACGATCCTGCAGGACGAAATTTCCACCGCCGTGTGTGACGGGAAGCTGGTGGGCGATGAGGCACTGCAGACCGTCCGGCGCGTCATGGAAATGACCAGTGCAGCCGACACGCCAGACCAGCCGAAGGCACGCCTGTGCAAGGCCGCTGGCTGGGCGCTGGTGGGCAAGACCAGTACCAGCGATGCGGACATTGCCAGCCTCTCGCCAGAGGTGTGCGAGCAGGCATTGCCATACCTGCAGCGAGCCATCGAGCTGGACAAGCTCGTGGGCGTGAAAAAAGACATTGAGCGATTGGAGCGTCGGGTCAAGAAATAG
- a CDS encoding phage major capsid protein, P2 family, whose product MRNETRILLNQYLENQARLNGISDASVKFAVEPTVQQRLEARIQESSAFLKSINIVPVDEMMGETLGIGVDGPIASRTDTSGAGRRQTRDVSAMNDQKYLCAQTNYDTHVRYPKLDMWAKFGNKFQLLLSQAIQQRCALDRIMIGFNGTSVAVTTNRAANPLLQDVNKGWLQYVRENAAQRVLDGSSGTNAAGKVVVGTGAGADYANLDGLVYDVANTLLETWHVGAGDLVAIVGRGLMHDKLFPLVNDQNAPTEILAASIVRSQKRLGELQAITVPFMPEGKIAITSLSNLSIYWQQGGRRRHVKEAPEADRIETYESSNDAFVVEDLGKFALIENIELQD is encoded by the coding sequence ATGAGAAACGAAACCCGCATCCTGCTCAATCAGTACCTTGAAAATCAGGCGCGACTGAACGGGATCAGCGACGCATCCGTGAAGTTCGCGGTCGAGCCGACTGTGCAGCAGCGACTCGAAGCCCGCATTCAGGAAAGCAGCGCATTCCTGAAATCCATCAACATCGTCCCAGTCGATGAAATGATGGGTGAAACGCTCGGCATTGGCGTCGATGGACCCATCGCGAGCCGCACTGATACGTCCGGCGCTGGCCGTCGTCAAACGCGCGATGTCAGCGCGATGAACGATCAGAAATATCTGTGCGCGCAGACCAACTATGACACGCATGTGCGCTATCCCAAGCTCGACATGTGGGCCAAGTTCGGAAACAAGTTCCAGCTGCTGCTGTCGCAGGCGATCCAGCAACGCTGCGCGCTCGACCGCATCATGATCGGATTCAACGGCACCAGTGTGGCGGTCACTACGAATCGCGCGGCAAATCCGCTGCTGCAGGACGTGAACAAGGGCTGGCTGCAGTACGTGCGTGAGAATGCCGCGCAGCGTGTTCTCGATGGCTCCAGCGGAACCAATGCGGCGGGCAAGGTGGTCGTGGGCACGGGCGCTGGCGCGGACTACGCCAATCTCGACGGGCTGGTCTACGACGTGGCCAACACGTTGTTGGAAACGTGGCATGTCGGGGCCGGTGATCTGGTGGCCATCGTGGGGCGCGGTCTGATGCATGACAAGCTGTTCCCGCTGGTTAATGATCAGAACGCACCGACAGAAATTCTGGCGGCCAGCATTGTTCGCAGTCAGAAGCGCTTGGGTGAACTGCAGGCCATCACCGTGCCATTTATGCCGGAGGGAAAGATTGCAATCACCAGCCTTAGCAATCTGTCCATCTACTGGCAGCAAGGTGGCCGCCGTCGCCACGTCAAGGAGGCGCCAGAGGCAGACCGCATCGAGACCTACGAAAGCAGCAATGACGCCTTCGTGGTGGAAGACCTGGGCAAGTTCGCGTTGATCGAGAACATCGAGCTGCAGGACTGA
- a CDS encoding GPO family capsid scaffolding protein, whose translation MAKKFFRVAVEGATIDGRSIKRAWLTQAAANYDPEVYGARVWVEHMRSYSADSPFSAQGDVIELKAEVIKGGKLDGKMALYAAIAPLDDLVKLNKRGKKVYSSAEIVPEFADTGEAYMTGVAVTDEPASLGTETLKFSAEKDKKRFSSGFIATELDYGDEEEDDDDDDDTRPEPAAKRASVLSKVLGKFRKLNGRQEDTEKFSAQAAEVMEETAESVEDLQGRVDKLESENKALNKKFTKLQAALDDQTEKLSKQDGSGTKRPAATGSETSDAVADC comes from the coding sequence ATGGCAAAGAAATTTTTCCGCGTAGCTGTTGAAGGCGCAACCATTGACGGCCGCTCCATCAAACGCGCATGGCTGACGCAAGCCGCCGCCAACTATGACCCTGAGGTATACGGCGCGCGTGTCTGGGTGGAGCACATGCGCAGCTATAGCGCGGACTCTCCTTTCAGTGCCCAGGGCGACGTGATCGAGCTGAAGGCCGAAGTGATCAAGGGCGGAAAGCTCGATGGAAAGATGGCTCTCTATGCCGCCATCGCTCCGCTCGATGACCTCGTGAAGCTCAACAAGCGCGGCAAGAAGGTGTATTCGTCCGCTGAAATCGTGCCCGAATTCGCGGACACGGGCGAGGCTTACATGACTGGTGTAGCCGTGACGGATGAGCCTGCAAGTCTCGGCACTGAAACGCTGAAATTCTCGGCGGAGAAAGACAAGAAGCGTTTTTCCAGTGGCTTCATCGCAACCGAGCTTGACTACGGTGATGAAGAAGAAGACGACGATGACGACGATGACACGCGGCCTGAACCAGCGGCCAAAAGGGCGAGCGTGCTCTCCAAGGTGCTGGGCAAGTTCCGCAAGCTGAACGGCCGCCAGGAAGACACCGAGAAGTTCAGCGCGCAGGCCGCCGAAGTGATGGAAGAAACAGCCGAATCGGTTGAGGACTTGCAGGGGCGCGTAGACAAGCTGGAGTCCGAAAACAAGGCTCTGAACAAGAAGTTCACCAAGCTGCAGGCGGCACTCGATGACCAAACCGAAAAGCTGAGCAAGCAGGACGGCAGCGGAACCAAGCGACCGGCCGCGACGGGATCGGAAACCAGCGACGCCGTGGCTGATTGCTGA
- a CDS encoding terminase large subunit domain-containing protein — protein sequence MTKQVAQDNAAPKAQRIKANPSKTTMARQAAALHDQVVSQFNGLPKGDTSPVNYGGAGKRRDARGLYWQGWKLSHISEHLGIPRGTLHGWLKSEKWNDATPTHRVECTLEARLVCLIMKEQKTGGDFKEIDLLSRQAERLARIGKYETTGREVDLNPNIERRNAAPKKQPSRNFLTDEHIEQLKSAFLDSLFKYQLQWWHSSQQRTRSILKSRQIGATWYFAREALIDALETGRNQIFLSASKSQAHIFKQYITSFVYDVCGVELKGDPIVLANGATLYFLGSNARTAQGYHGNFYFDEFFWTTDFERLNKVASGMAMHKKWRKTYFSTPSSIQHAAYAFWSGERLKKKSKIEVDITHAKLATGFTGEDRMWRNIVTIVDALNGGCDLFDLAELQLEYSDEEFANLLMCGFVDDSFSVFPMSDLQPCMVDSWEIWKDFKQFAQRPLGYAPVWIGYDPSQTGDSAGLVVVAPPAKTGGSFRVLETLQFKGADFEAQADAIKKVTQRYNVEHITIDTTGIGAAVHELVRKFYPRARGINYSVDSKTMLVLKGQQVIRSGRLEFDADKRELMSHLMSIKRELTPSGRSVTYSAGRSKTTGHADLGWSLLNALSNEPLDAGTDMATSTGRSFITVSD from the coding sequence ATGACAAAGCAAGTCGCGCAGGACAACGCCGCGCCCAAAGCCCAACGCATCAAGGCCAATCCATCCAAAACAACGATGGCCCGGCAAGCCGCCGCATTGCACGACCAGGTGGTAAGCCAATTCAACGGCCTGCCCAAAGGTGATACCAGTCCGGTGAATTACGGCGGCGCAGGCAAGCGACGCGATGCACGCGGGCTGTACTGGCAAGGTTGGAAACTGTCGCACATTTCCGAGCACCTTGGTATTCCACGCGGCACCTTGCACGGCTGGCTTAAGTCAGAGAAGTGGAACGATGCGACGCCCACGCACCGCGTGGAATGCACGCTCGAAGCGCGCCTTGTCTGCCTCATCATGAAAGAGCAGAAGACGGGTGGAGACTTCAAGGAAATCGACCTGCTCAGCCGACAAGCTGAGCGCCTTGCGCGCATCGGCAAGTATGAGACGACCGGGCGTGAAGTTGATCTGAATCCGAACATCGAACGGCGGAACGCTGCGCCAAAAAAGCAGCCATCCAGAAATTTCCTTACCGATGAGCACATCGAACAGCTGAAATCGGCGTTCCTCGATAGCCTGTTCAAGTATCAGTTGCAGTGGTGGCATAGCAGCCAGCAACGCACCCGCAGCATTCTGAAATCGCGACAAATCGGCGCCACTTGGTACTTTGCTCGCGAAGCCCTGATTGACGCACTAGAGACAGGCCGCAACCAGATTTTTCTCTCTGCCAGCAAGTCGCAGGCGCACATTTTCAAGCAGTACATCACATCGTTTGTCTACGATGTGTGCGGCGTTGAACTCAAGGGCGATCCCATCGTGCTGGCCAACGGTGCAACGCTGTATTTCCTCGGCAGCAACGCGCGCACCGCGCAGGGCTACCACGGCAATTTCTATTTTGATGAGTTCTTTTGGACGACCGATTTCGAGCGCCTCAACAAGGTGGCCAGCGGCATGGCCATGCACAAGAAATGGCGCAAGACGTATTTCTCGACACCCTCCAGCATCCAGCATGCCGCCTATGCGTTTTGGAGCGGCGAACGCCTCAAGAAGAAATCAAAGATCGAGGTGGACATCACACATGCAAAACTCGCTACCGGCTTCACCGGCGAGGATCGCATGTGGCGCAACATCGTCACCATCGTTGACGCGCTCAATGGTGGCTGCGATCTATTCGACCTGGCCGAGTTGCAGCTCGAATACTCGGATGAAGAATTCGCCAATCTGCTCATGTGCGGGTTTGTCGACGATTCGTTCTCTGTGTTCCCCATGTCCGATCTGCAGCCCTGCATGGTGGACAGCTGGGAAATCTGGAAGGACTTCAAGCAGTTCGCACAGCGCCCTCTTGGATATGCGCCGGTTTGGATTGGCTACGACCCCAGCCAAACGGGTGACAGCGCTGGACTTGTCGTCGTCGCACCACCAGCGAAGACAGGCGGTTCGTTTCGCGTGCTCGAAACACTGCAATTCAAGGGCGCGGATTTCGAGGCCCAAGCGGACGCCATCAAGAAGGTGACCCAACGCTACAACGTCGAGCACATCACCATCGACACCACTGGCATCGGCGCTGCAGTGCATGAGCTGGTGCGCAAGTTCTACCCACGCGCACGCGGCATCAACTACAGCGTAGACAGCAAGACCATGCTGGTGCTCAAGGGTCAGCAGGTGATCAGGTCCGGCCGCTTGGAATTCGACGCAGACAAACGCGAGCTGATGAGTCACCTCATGTCGATCAAGCGCGAACTGACACCTAGTGGCCGAAGCGTCACCTACTCCGCAGGCCGCAGCAAGACTACGGGCCACGCTGATCTCGGGTGGTCATTGCTCAATGCGTTGAGCAATGAGCCATTGGACGCAGGCACCGACATGGCCACCAGTACCGGCCGCTCTTTCATCACCGTATCAGATTGA
- a CDS encoding helix-turn-helix domain-containing protein: MRLKRVEKGWSQERLALECDLDRTYVSAVERSRWNVSLANIERIAQALDVKAWTLIKPPHSGL; this comes from the coding sequence GTGCGTCTCAAACGAGTCGAGAAAGGCTGGTCGCAGGAGCGCCTGGCGCTGGAGTGCGATTTGGACCGAACCTACGTGTCGGCTGTAGAGCGGTCCCGCTGGAATGTGTCGCTGGCAAACATTGAACGCATAGCGCAAGCGCTGGATGTAAAGGCATGGACATTAATCAAGCCACCTCACTCTGGCCTCTAG